In Gossypium arboreum isolate Shixiya-1 chromosome 6, ASM2569848v2, whole genome shotgun sequence, the following are encoded in one genomic region:
- the LOC108484933 gene encoding protein transport protein Sec24-like At4g32640 encodes MAAPVPPGAPRPGANSQQPPPGNVNPNYQTNPNSLADNMQNLNLNRPVSMPNSGPRPSPFGQQPPFPQSGGSAGFPGALPPMARPGPPPGMMGRPAVPPTGPPQSALPANVPPGRPLGQPPGHSSPFGSRPPPGSLSSSTGGAVLPSSAFPSSGTPSGGVAPPMPGARPNVFMSSPPLTGPAAPLSRAPAGPLSNGPPAIVSGALPGAPQFPLAPSASQPPVGPPLTMMSARAPAQAPTMRSVLGSPAVTSPPVQPMPSASPFSAVPQARPPPPGSPYGPQTWPMQPQQGAQAPPIPGSTQAQPPRMFGMPQPPTNQAMTTIPPAIGQPGAPLSGPSKIDPNQIPRPIPIPSSSPIVYETRQGNSANPPPPATSDYVVRDTGNCSPRYMRCTINQIPCTGDLLTTSSMQLALLVQPMALPHPSEDPIQVVDFGESGPVRCSRCKGYINPFMKFIDQGRKFICNLCGFTDETPRDYHCNLGPDGRRRDADERPELCRGAVEFVASKEYMVRDPMPAVYFFLIDVSMNAIQTGATAAACSAINQVISDLPEGPRTLVGIATFDSTIHFYNLKRALQQPLMLIVPDIQDVYTPLETDVIVQLSECRQHLELLLENIPTMFQSSTTAESCFGAAIKASYLAMKSTGGKLLVFQSVMPSVGIGALSSREAEGRTNISAGEKEAHKLLLPADKILKTMAIEFAEYQVCVDVFVTTQTYVDIASISVIPRTTGGQVYYYYPFSAVSDSAKLYNDLRWNITRPQGFEAVMRVRCSQGIQVQDYSGNFCKRIPTDIDLPGIDCDKCILVTLKHDDKLQDGSECAFQCALLYTTVYGQRRIRVTNLSLPCTNMLSNLFRSADLDTQFACLLKRAAIEIPTSPLVQVREQVTNLCINILFSYRKFCATVSSSGQLILPEALKLLPLYTLALMKSTGLRNDGRIDDRSFWFNYVSSLSTPLAVPLVYPRMFAIHNLSTKEGDESVLPPIIPLSSEHVSDDGIYFLENGEDALIYFGSSVDSSILQQLFGFTSVDEAPTQFVIQQYDNPLSKKFNDVVNVVRRQRCSYLRLTLCKKGDPSGMLFFSCMVEDKNASGPSYVEFLVHIHRQIQMKMS; translated from the exons ATGGCAGCTCCTGTGCCTCCAGGGGCACCTAGACCCGGCGCCAATTCACAACAACCACCACCAGGAAATGTTAATCCTAATTATCAAACCAATCCCAATTCGTTAGCTGATAACATGCAGAATTTGAACCTAAATCGGCCAGTTTCAATGCCCAATTCTGGTCCTAGGCCCTCCCCTTTTGGTCAACAACCTCCCTTTCCTCAATCTGGAGGTTCAGCTGGATTCCCCGGTGCCTTGCCGCCAATGGCACGGCCTGGTCCGCCACCTGGTATGATGGGAAGACCTGCAGTGCCTCCTACTGGACCACCACAATCTGCTTTACCTGCAAATGTACCCCCAGGGAGACCCCTTGGTCAACCTCCTGGTCACTCTTCCCCTTTTGGGTCTAGACCTCCTCCTGGTTCTTTGTCTTCTTCAACAGGTGGTGCTGTTCTACCTTCTAGCGCTTTCCCATCTTCAGGTACACCTAGCGGTGGAGTTGCACCACCAATGCCAGGTGCTCGCCCGAATGTTTTTATGTCATCTCCACCTTTGACTGGTCCAGCTGCGCCCCTCTCTCGTGCACCTGCTGGTCCTTTGAGTAATGGGCCTCCAGCAATTGTTTCGGGAGCTTTGCCTGGTGCACCCCAGTTTCCTCTTGCTCCAAGTGCTTCACAACCTCCTGTTGGACCTCCACTAACTATGATGTCAGCTAGGGCTCCTGCTCAGGCTCCAACCATGCGTTCTGTTTTGGGAAGTCCAGCTGTTACTTCCCCACCAGTTCAACCAATGCCTTCAGCATCACCATTTTCAGCTGTGCCTCAAGCTAGACCACCACCTCCAGGTTCTCCTTATGGACCACAGACTTGGCCGATGCAGCCTCAGCAG GGAGCCCAGGCTCCTCCTATTCCTGGATCTACTCAAGCACAACCTCCAAGAATGTTTGGAATGCCACAACCACCTACAAATCAAGCTATGACTACCATTCCACCTGCTATCGGCCAGCCGGGAGCCCCTTTATCAGGGCCATCGAAGATTGATCCTAATCAAATTCCAAGGCCCATTCCCATTCCAAGTTCCTCACCAATCGTGTATGAAACTCGCCAAGGCAACTCGGCAAATCCTCCTCCG CCTGCTACTAGCGATTACGTTGTCAGAGACACTGGGAATTGCAGTCCTCGTTATATGAGATGCACCATCAATCAG ATCCCTTGCACAGGCGACCTTTTGACAACATCGTCTATGCAGTTGGCTTTGTTAGTTCAGCCAATGGCTCTTCCTCATCCGTCAGAGGACCCTATTCAA GTTGTGGATTTTGGGGAAAGTGGTCCTGTTCGATGTTCCCGTTGCAAAGGTTacataaatcctttcatgaaGTTCATTGATCAGGGAAGAAAGTTTATCTGCAATTTATGTG GGTTTACTGATGAAACTCCTCGTGACTACCACTGCAACCTTGGTCCTGATGGCAGGCGTAGAGATGCTGATGAAAGGCCTGAGCTGTGTAGAGGAGCAGTTGAATTTGTTGCTTCAAAGGAGTACATG GTCCGTGATCCAATGCCAGCTGTGTACTTTTTCCTAATTGATGTATCCATGAATGCCATACAGACTGGTGCTACTGCTGCCGCTTGCAGTGCCATTAATCAAGTCATTTCTGATCTTCCA GAAGGTCCTCGAACTCTGGTGGGAATAGCAACATTTGACTCAACAatccatttttataatttaaaacggGCCCTACAACAG CCATTGATGCTTATTGTTCCTGACATACAAGACGTCTATACCCCTCTTGAAACAGATGTTATCGTTCAGCTTTCTGAG TGCCGCCAGCATTTAGAACTATTGCTTGAAAACATCCCAACAATGTTTCAGAGTAGTACAACTGCTGAGTCATGTTTTGGTGCTGCAatcaag gcttcatacttggccatgaaAAGTACTGGGGGCAAGCTTCTAGTATTTCAGTCAG TCATGCCGTCTGTTGGCATTGGTGCCCTTTCTTCTAGAGAGGCTGAAGGAAGAACTAACATATCTGCTGGAGAAAAG GAGGCTCATAAATTACTTCTTCCAGCGGACAAAATTCTCAAGACAATGGCAATTGAATTTGCTGAGTATCAG GTTTGTGTTGATGTATTTGTCACTACTCAAACATATGTCGACATTGCTTCCATCTCCGTTATACCAAGAACAACTGGAGGCCAG GTGTATTATTATTACCCCTTCTCTGCAGTATCTGATTCTGCAAAGCTCTACAATGACCTTAGATGGAACATCACCAGGCCCCAAGGTTTTGAGGCTGTAATGCGTGTGAGATGCAGCCAG GGTATTCAAGTTCAAGATTACTCTGGAAACTTTTGCAAACGCATTCCGACCGACATTGACCTTCCTGGG ATTGACTGTGACAAATGTATATTGGTAACCCTAAAGCATGATGACAAATTACAAGATGGTTCTGAATGTGCTTTTCAG TGTGCCCTTCTCTATACCACTGTTTATGGCCAAAGAAGAATTCGAGTTACAAACTTATCCTTGCCATGCACAAATATGCTAAGTAATTTGTTTCGCTCTGCTGACTTGGATACTCAGTTTGCATGTTTATTAAAACGAG CTGCCATTGAAATTCCTACAAGCCCACTTGTGCAAGTGAGGGAACAAGTGACAAATCTTTGCATCAACATTTTGTTTTCATATCGTAAATTTTGCGCCACTGTATCATCATCTGGACAGCTTATTCTTCCTGAGGCCCTGAAGCTACTTCCCCTATACACCCTTG cACTAATGAAGAGTACAGGATTGCGGAATGATGGCAGAATAGATGACCGGTCCTTCTGGTTCAATTATGTTTCCTCTCTTTCTACTCCTTTGGCAGTGCCATTGGTTTACCCTAGGATGTTTGCTATTCACAACCTTAGTACAAAG GAAGGAGATGAGTCTGTTCTTCCTCCTATAATCCCTCTATCTAGTGAACATGTCAGCGATGATGGAATCTATTTTCTGGAGAATGGTGAGGATGCTTTAATATATTTTGGGAGCTCAGTGGATTCAAGCATCTTGCAACAACTTTTTGGCTTTACCTCAGTTGATGAAGCCCCTACTCag TTTGTGATTCAGCAATATGACAATCCATTATCAAAGAAGTTCAATGATGTAGTAAATGTGGTTCGGCGCCAAAGATGTTCCTATCTCCG CTTGACATTGTGCAAGAAAGGGGATCCATCAG GAATGCTGTTCTTCTCATGCATGGTAGAAGACAAGAATGCAAGCGGTCCCTCTTATGTCGAGTTTCTCGTACATATTCATCGGCAAATCCAAATGAAAATGTCATGA
- the LOC108484934 gene encoding uncharacterized protein LOC108484934: MASNYCFKIRQEQDSTLEQLCSWIPHHVFIIGLAFQYVSPHGTTLESFHRSLICRRDWFLSQEYGPKVVSLMLANTGASPDFLRTAIDDILSFAWEINTDPFNLRRQTITLLVELLVQATDDDGSLAALNFKPASRSFIQSLKRVKLGEDEAFLPLKKRGRIEGLSSRKQWECSICLDEVLEGEEVASMPCGHVYHSHCIFRWLETSHLCPLCRHQMPC, encoded by the coding sequence ATGGCTTCCAATTACTGTTTCAAGATTAGGCAAGAACAAGATAGTACATTAGAACAACTCTGTTCTTGGATCCCACACCATGTTTTCATCATAGGATTGGCGTTTCAATACGTTTCACCTCACGGAACAACCTTGGAATCCTTTCATCGATCACTCATATGTCGTCGAGACTGGTTCTTATCACAAGAGTACGGCCCAAAGGTGGTGTCTCTAATGTTGGCCAACACGGGTGCATCCCCAGACTTCCTTCGAACTgccattgatgatatattgtctTTTGCATGGGAGATTAACACCGACCCTTTTAACCTCCGACGCCAAACGATAACTTTGCTTGTCGAACTACTGGTTCAGGCCACCGATGATGATGGTTCATTAGCGGCGTTGAATTTCAAGCCGGCGAGTAGATCATTTATTCAGTCCTTGAAAAGGGTGAAATTGGGGGAGGATGAAGCTTTCTTGCCGTTGAAGAAAAGGGGGAGGATTGAGGGATTGAGTTCAAGGAAACAATGGGAATGTAGTATCTGTTTGGATGAGGTTCTGGAAGGTGAAGAAGTGGCGTCGATGCCTTGCGGACATGTATATCACAGCCACTGCATTTTTAGGTGGCTGGAGACGAGTCATTTGTGCCCATTGTGCCGCCACCAGATGCCATGTTAG